A window of the Citrus sinensis cultivar Valencia sweet orange chromosome 9, DVS_A1.0, whole genome shotgun sequence genome harbors these coding sequences:
- the LOC102621469 gene encoding pentatricopeptide repeat-containing protein At4g30700, which translates to MSMKTPQSRNLFLSLLKGAKTQSQLTQTHAQIIIHGFQNDLSTVTKLAHRLSDFKATCYARALFFSIPKPDLFLFNVIIRGFSNNEMPKSSICFYTHLRKNTALTPDNFTYSFVLSAASACCDRSIGVLLHGHAIVSGYGSDLFVGAALVDLYFKFSWVKSARKVFDKMPEKDTVLWNSMISGLMKNCCFQDSIWVFGDMVRNGGTWLDSTSVAAVLPAVAEVQELRLGMEIQCLGLKLGFHDHVYVLTGLVSFYSKCGEVEGAELLFRDIVRPDLISCNAMISGYTCNGKTESSLRLFRQLLASAERVNSSTIVGLIPVFYPFGHLHLTNCIHNFCLKSGIVSNSSVLTALSTVYSRLNEMEAARKLFDESSEKSLASWNAMIAGYTQNGLTEEAISLFQEMQASKVAPNPVTVSSILSACAQLGAISLGKWVHELVKSRNFESNIYVSTALIDMYAKCGNIVEARDLFDLMPHKSEVTWNTMISGYGLHGHGLEALQLFSEMLHSGIRPSGVTFLSVLYACSHAGLVREGDEIFQSMIHDHGLKPLAEHYACMVDILGRAGQLEKALEFIKGLAVEPGPAVWGALLGACMIHKDTNLARVASEKLFELDPENVGYHVLLSNIYSADRDYVQAATVRQVFKKRKLAKAPGCTLIEVGGTPHVFTSGDQLHPQSTAIYAMLEKLNGKMREAGFQTETVTALHDVEEEEKELMMKVHSEKLAIAFGLISTEPGTEIRIIKNLRVCLDCHTATKFISKVTGRVIVVRDANRFHHFKGGVCSCGDYW; encoded by the coding sequence ATGTCTATGAAAACCCCACAAAGCAGAAACCTGTTCTTGAGTCTTCTAAAAGGCGCCAAAACACAGTCACAACTCACTCAAACGCACGCCCAAATCATCATCCACGGCTTCCAAAACGATCTGTCAACAGTCACAAAACTCGCCCACAGACTCTCAGACTTCAAAGCCACGTGCTACGCGCGTGCCCTCTTCTTCTCCATCCCTAAACCAGACCTCTTTCTCTTCAACGTCATCATTCGCGGCTTCTCCAATAATGAAATGCCTAAATCATCGATTTGTTTTTATACCCATTTGAGAAAAAACACTGCTCTTACCCCAGATAACTTTACTTACTCATTCGTATTATCCGCAGCTTCGGCTTGCTGTGATCGTAGTATAGGTGTTCTGTTGCATGGACATGCGATTGTCAGTGGTTATGGATCTGATTTGTTTGTTGGGGCTGCTTTAGTTGATCTGTACTTTAAGTTTTCCTGGGTCAAGTCTGCACGCAaggtgtttgataaaatgcCTGAGAAAGATACGGTTTTGTGGAATTCTATGATTTCTGGGTTGATGAAAAATTGTTGCTTTCAGGATTCGATTTGGGTTTTTGGGGACATGGTTAGGAATGGTGGGACCTGGTTGGATTCGACAAGTGTGGCTGCTGTGCTGCCAGCTGTAGCAGAGGTGCAAGAGTTGAGATTGGGGATGGAGATACAGTGCTTGGGTTTAAAGTTAGGGTTTCATGATCATGTTTATGTGCTGACAGGATTGGTTTCATTTTACTCCAAATGTGGAGAGGTTGAGGGGGCGGAATTGTTGTTTAGAGATATTGTTAGGCCAGACTTGATATCTTGTAATGCAATGATATCTGGGTATACTTGTAATGGTAAGACCGAATCTTCGTTGAGACTGTTTAGACAGTTGCTTGCTTCAGCAGAGAGAGTTAATTCAAGTACGATTGTGGGGTTGATTCCTGTGTTTTATCCTTTTGGACATTTACATCTCACTAATTGTATACATAATTTCTGTCTGAAATCTGGTattgtttcaaattcttcTGTTTTAACTGCTCTAAGTACTGTTTATAGTAGATTAAATGAAATGGAAGCcgcaaggaagctatttgaTGAGTCATCAGAGAAAAGTTTGGCTTCTTGGAATGCCATGATAGCTGGTTATACCCAAAATGGGTTAACAGAGGAGGCAATTTCTCTTTTCCAGGAAATGCAGGCCTCTAAAGTCGCACCAAATCCTGTAACAGTCAGTAGCATTCTTTCTGCTTGTGCTCAACTTGGAGCGATAAGTCTTGGTAAATGGGTACATGAGTTAGTTAAGAGCAGGAATTTTGAGTCTAATATATATGTGTCAACTGCTCTAATTGACATGTATGCAAAGTGTGGAAACATTGTAGAGGCTCGAGACTTATTTGACTTGATGCCACATAAGTCTGAGGTAACTTGGAACACCATGATTTCTGGTTATGGCCTCCATGGACATGGACTGGAAGCACTACAGCTTTTTTCAGAAATGTTGCATTCTGGCATTCGGCCTTCTGGGGTTACTTTTCTTTCTGTTTTGTATGCTTGCAGTCATGCTGGCTTGGTGAGAGAAGGAGATGAAATATTCCAATCCATGATTCACGATCATGGACTTAAGCCCTTAGCCGAGCATTATGCCTGCATGGTAGACATCCTTGGTCGCGCTGGACAATTAGAGAAGGCCTTGGAATTTATAAAGGGATTGGCTGTAGAGCCAGGCCCTGCTGTATGGGGTGCATTGCTTGGTGCTTGCATGATTCATAAAGACACAAACCTAGCCCGTGTGGCATCTGAAAAACTATTTGAATTAGACCCAGAAAATGTAGGATATCATGTCTTACTCTCAAATATTTATTCGGCTGATAGAGACTATGTACAGGCCGCAACAGTTCGACAAGTATTTAAGAAGAGAAAGCTTGCAAAGGCTCCTGGGTGCACTCTAATTGAGGTTGGTGGTACCCCACATGTCTTCACATCAGGTGATCAGCTGCATCCCCAGTCAACTGCAATCTATGCAATGCTAGAGAAGTTAAATGGAAAGATGAGAGAGGCCGGATTTCAGACAGAGACCGTCACAGCTTTGCATGACGTGGAGGAGGAAGAGAAGGAGCTAATGATGAAGGTTCACAGTGAGAAGTTGGCGATAGCATTTGGCCTTATCTCCACTGAACCTGGAACTGAAATTAGGATTATTAAGAATCTCCGTGTTTGTTTAGACTGCCATACAGCAACTAAATTTATATCCAAGGTTACAGGGAGGGTCATTGTGGTTAGGGATGCGAATAGATTCCACCATTTCAAGGGTGGTGTATGTTCATGTGGAGACTACTGGTAA
- the LOC102623054 gene encoding nuclear pore complex protein NUP43 — MAITGVRTPPQVHRFPQSKYIDAVRWLPPLSPLSKLAVLAIYDTDADSPSLETHSISLPASLTPHSQWTPPTRISSLSTSHQSLVAASTLSGSLHVLSSAMQVLLSVDENSGFHVGPISGVDLTGSDCVSVGEDGRVNLVSVIGGGEFKRVYDGNGLVGFNCVKWASPTEFVTGGFGYGLQWWDLRRAGSGGPVLQFKGNFGSQGKASGMIHSVDIHPSRKHTCLAGGSSGTVFAWDLRWQQQSIVLSGVGTGEAVTHSLSESEVWEVQYDCHTKSSNISSSRVLPAMFCSEDGILAVVEQGEEPFELLAEPCAINSFDIDPQNPSDVICSLEWESIAIVSRP, encoded by the exons ATGGCGATAACTGGAGTCCGGACGCCCCCCCAAGTCCACAGGTTCCCACAATCGAAGTACATCGACGCCGTCCGGTGGCTTCCGCCGCTCTCTCCGCTGTCCAAGCTCGCCGTTCTCGCTATCTACGACACCGACGCCGACAGCCCATCACTCGAAACCCACTCAATCTCATTACCAGCTTCCCTGACCCCACATTCCCAATGGACCCCACCTACCCGAATCTCCTCTCTTTCCACCTCCCACCAATCCCTCGTCGCTGCGTCAACCCTCTCCGGTTCTCTCCACGTTCTATCCTCGGCAATGCAAGTGTTGCTTTCAGTTGATGAGAATAGTGGGTTCCACGTGGGGCCCATTTCGGGAGTAGATTTGACGGGGAGCGATTGTGTGAGTGTTGGGGAAGATGGAAGAGTGAATTTGGTGAGTGTTATTGGCGGCGGTGAATTTAAGAGGGTTTATGATGGGAATGGACTGGTGGGTTTTAATTGTGTGAAGTGGGCGTCTCCGACTGAATTTGTTACCGGTGGCTTTGGCTATGGACTTCAGTGGTGGGATCTCAGGCGAGCAGGCAGCGGGGGCCCGGTTTTGCAATTCAAGGGGAATTTTGG GTCTCAAGGAAAAGCCTCTGGAATGATACATTCTGTTGATATTCATCCATCACGAAAGCATACTTGTCTG GCTGGAGGCTCTTCTGGTACGGTATTTGCATGGGATCTTCGATGGCAGCAGCAATCAATTGTTCTTTCTGGTGTTGGAACAGGAGAGGCTGTAACTCATTCATTATCTGAGAGTGAGGTTTGGGAGGTTCAATATGACTGCCATACAAAGTCCTCAAACATTTCATCCTCACGAGTTTTACCTGCCATGTTCTGCTCAGAAGATGGGATCCTTGCTGTGGTTGAACAAG GCGAAGAACCCTTCGAACTTCTGGCTGAACCATGTGCAATCAACAGCTTTGACATCGACCCACAGAACCCCTCG GATGTCATATGTAGTTTGGAGTGGGAATCAATAGCAATCGTGTCAAGACCATGA
- the LOC102622246 gene encoding uncharacterized protein LOC102622246 isoform X2, which produces MVQLMKSGNPKPDPETTSCREKVPVKLEIVEDSLDEEHGPLNKRSKPSSTLQQQAWSAWNDNDSFPIPPSQYNPLDEPSPLGLRLRKSPSLLDLIQMRLSQGTENGTATAVKKESKATAGSSGSTDKLKASNFPASILRIGRWEYKSRYEGDLVAKCYFAKHKLVWEVLEGGLKSKVEIQWSDIMALKASCPDDGPGTLNVVLARQPLFFRETNPQPRKHTLWQATADFTDGQASIHRQHFLQCPQGLLNKHFEKLIQCDMRLNFLSRQPEKNLESPYFEPRSSICEDAEEFKGDQLERKGPSFSGFQNLASPAAYSSSLEIEKGEPSGIGSEQMSREAPSPSSGSGIGEVNSKAPRNWDKIKVPGLHPSMSMSDLMNHIGNCISEQMTSGNQPLSEEGSDYRKFLDIAQCLFSDTQAAADDGVDDEKFLMSRVNSLYCLLQMDQPDVGQNSQVIGETSDGRPDDVNGKSVQLNTMESTHDNKMRDNIKPSEGDNAKDVSGSKPTTGMSRKDSFGELLLHLPRITSLPKFLFNISEEDGDSQAR; this is translated from the exons ATGGTTCAGTTGATGAAATCAGGGAATCCGAAACCAGATCCTGAGACGACGTCGTGTCGGGAGAAGGTGCCGGTGAAATTAGAGATCGTTGAAGACTCGTTAGATGAAGAACACGGTCCTCTCAATAAGCGATCTAAGCCATCTTCAACTCTTCAACAACAG GCATGGAGCGCTTGGAATGATAATGATTCGTTTCCAATTCCCCCATCTCAATACAACCCTCTTGATGAGCCTAGTCCTTTGGGTCTGCGGCTGAGGAAGAGCCCATCGTTGTTGGATTTGATTCAAATGAGGCTTTCCCAAGGAACTGAGAATGGTACTGCTACTGCAGTAAAGAAGGAGAGTAAAGCCACTGCTGGTTCTTCTGGTAGTACGGACAAGCTTAAGGCTTCTAATTTTCCTGCTTCAATTCTGAGAATCGGGCGTTGGGAG TACAAATCGAGATATGAAGGTGATTTAGTGGCTAAGTGTTACTTTGCAAAGCATAAGCTTGTTTGGGAAGTTCTTGAAGGTGGTCTCAAGAGCAAAGTAGAGATTCAATGGTCAGATATTATGGCTCTGAAGGCAAGCTGTCCTGATGATGGACCTGGGACCTTGAATGTTGTG CTTGCTAGACAGCCCCTTTTCTTTAGGGAGACTAATCCGCAGCCTAGGAAGCACACTTTATGGCAGGCTACTGCAGATTTTACTGATGGGCAGGCTAGCATACACAG GCAACATTTTCTGCAGTGTCCGCAAGGGCTGTTGAACAAACATTTTGAAAAGCTTATCCAATGTGATATGCGTTTGAACTTCTTAAGCCGACAGccagaaaaaaatttggagtCACCATACTTTGAACCAAGGTCTTCTATCTGTGAGGATGCGGAAGAATTTAAAGGTGATCAACTGGAGAGAAAAGGTCCATCTTTCTCAGGTTTTCAGAATCTAGCATCACCAGCAGCTTATTCATCTTCcttagaaattgaaaaagggGAACCTTCTGGTATTGGATCGGAACAAATGTCTCGGGAAGCCCCCTCTCCCAGCTCAG GGAGTGGAATTGGTGAAGTAAACTCAAAGGCACCAAGGAATTGGGACAAGATTAAAGTTCCAGGGCTTCACCCTTCTATGTCTATGAGTGATCTTATGAACCACATCGGAAATTGTATATCAGAACAGATGACCTCTGGAAACCAACCCCTGTCTGAGGAAGGATCAGACTACCGTAAGTTCTTGGACATTGCTCAGTGCCTCTTCAGTGACACTCAAGCAGCAGCAGATGATGGTGTTGATGATGAAAAATTCCTTATGTCAAGAGTCAATTCTCTTTATTGCCTTCTGCAGATGGATCAACCAGATGTAGGCCAAAACTCTCAAGTTATTGGGGAAACTTCTGACGGAAGACCTGATGATGTAAATGGAAAGAGTGTGCAGCTGAACACTATGGAATCAACGCATGATAACAAAATGAGAGATAATATTAAACCTTCCGAAGGGGATAATGCTAAGGATGTCTCTGGGAGCAAGCCCACAACAGGCATGTCAAGGAAAGACTCATTTGGGGAGTTGCTGCTTCATCTCCCCAGAATCACATCTCTTCCAAAATTCTTGTTTAACATATCAGAAGAAGATGGTGACTCTCAAGCTAGATAG
- the LOC102622751 gene encoding 50S ribosomal protein L35, chloroplastic — translation MASMISFNLKFCPLCPSSSSVRASRGSSLRLALSNKLNNSLRLNSSYSISASPLLFRHNNLPTTVTQNRPQTVTVFAAKGYKMKTHKASAKRFRVTGKGKILRRRAGKQHLLAKKNTKRKLRLSKMHEVSRSDYDNVIGCLPYLKVNRQAK, via the exons ATGGCTTCGATGATatctttcaatttaaaattttgccCACTATgcccttcttcttcttcagtgAGAGCCTCTCGTGGCTCATCACTCCGACTGGCTCTATCCAACAAGCTTAACAACTCGCTCAGACTCAATTCAAGCTACAGCATTTCCGCCTCTCCTTTACTCTTCCGTCATAACAACTTACCCACAACAGTTACTCAAAATAGGCCTCAAACGGTCACTGTTTTTGCCGCAAAAGGTTACAAAATGAAAACCCACAag GCATCCGCGAAGAGGTTTAGGGTGACtggtaaaggaaaaatattgaGGAGGAGAGCTGGAAAGCAGCATTTATTAGCTAAGAAAAACACTAAGAGAAAATTACGCCTCTCTAAAATG CACGAGGTTAGCCGAAGTGACTACGACAATGTTATAGGTTGCTTGCCATATCTCAAGGTTAACAGGCAAGCAAAGTAG
- the LOC102623329 gene encoding uncharacterized protein LOC102623329 isoform X2: protein MLVTEKCFSFRNLTPYLPVKKHAVGSNCKSFITLAKKKDLPETSSAQQQNEKPIFPIKVSNLILSRAAVAVLGLGFFDAGGDWSRIGVISEETEALLKVAAFGVVPLCIFFIFSFYEESQA, encoded by the exons ATGCTGGTCACGGAAAAGTGCTTTTCCTTCAGAAACTTAACTCCTTATCTTCCCGTAAAGAAGCATGCTGTTGGCAGCAATTGCAAATCCTTCATCACATTAGCCAAAAAGAAAGACCTCCCTGAAACTTCAAGCGCCCAACAGCAGAACGAGAAACCAATATTTCCAATCAaggtttcaaatttaattctctCCAGAGCTGCTGTTGCAGTTCTTGGATTAGGATTCTTTGATGCCGG TGGAGATTGGTCAAGAATTGGAGTGATTTCAGAAGAAACTGAAGCCTTGCTAAAAGTTGCAGCTTTTGGAGTTGTTCCTCTCTGTAtcttctttatattttctttttacgaGGAGTCACAGGCTTGA
- the LOC102626092 gene encoding uncharacterized protein LOC102626092, which produces MGSRCSHAKTVTRKQNPSGLQRGSDNADNHVQNRSENVENPTVLVNKNGDHTRAASTCLQVSKGTERIQQSSKESFKRLLSGNPAQDSQSGSISKMVKNSACTIKKKEDRPRLSASQKNLKGKAKIQQFDKDQPKLPLAGRAGQGRDSHSQRENNLQNSAHLFKKNEDHTNTGPSTSQKALIKGKEEITRQSVKKKQQAEKVTPKPGPKNHTNKPSKKGNPTSTSPPRFHIFWDGFEESEEEALEQTQRCCLCDIDLAYGPIEEEAEDDYEHEEYEYQVFARLPEVAVLACGHAFHEQCLLSATPEEFSRDPLCFICASLC; this is translated from the exons ATGGGTTCAAGATGTAGCCACGCTAAGACTGTGACGAGAAAACAAAACCCTTCTGGGTTACAGCGGGGTTCTGATAATGCGG ACAATCATGTTCAGAATCGTTCAGAAAACGTCGAAAATCCTACGGTTTTAGTAAATAAGAATGGGGATCACACAAGAGCAGCATCAACTTGCCTGCAGGTTTCCAAGGGAACGGAGAGGATTCAACAATCTTCGAAAGAGTCGTTTAAGCGGCTGCTTTCAGGCAATCCCGCTCAGGATTCACAAAGTGGAAGTATTTCGAAAATGGTTAAAAATTCTGCATGTACGATTAAGAAGAAGGAGGATCGTCCAAGATTATCTGCAAGCCAAAAGAATCTGAAGGGAAAGGCGAAGATTCAACAATTTGATAAAGATCAACCAAAGCTACCACTTGCTGGCAGAGCTGGCCAGGGCCGGGATTCACATTCACAACgtgaaaataatttgcaaaatTCTGCACATTTGTTTAAGAAGAATGAGGATCATACAAATACGGGACCGTCAACAAGCCAAAAGGCTCTCATCAAAGGAAAGGAGGAAATCACTCGGCAATCTGTGAAGAAGAAGCAGCAAGCTGAGAAAGTTACCCCAAAACCAGGCCCCAAGAATCATACTAACAAACCCTCAAAAAAGGGAAATCCCACTTCCACCTCTCCTCCCCGATTTCATATCTTTTGGGATG GTTTCGAAGAATCTGAGGAGGAAGCATTAGAACAGACACAGAGATGTTGTTTATGTGATATTGATCTAGCATATGGACCAATCGAAGAGGAAGCAGAAGATGATTATGAACACGAAGAATATGAATATCAAGTGTTCGCTAGACTTCCAGAGGTTGCTGTTCTTGCATGCGGTCATGCCTTTCATGAACAATGCTTGCTCTCAGCCACACCAGAAGAGTTTTCCAGAGATCCTTTGTGCTTTATATGTGCCAGCTTGTGCTAG
- the LOC102623329 gene encoding uncharacterized protein LOC102623329 isoform X1: MLVTEKCFSFRNLTPYLPVKKHAVGSNCKSFITLAKKKDLPETSSAQQQNEKPIFPIKVSNLILSRAAVAVLGLGFFDAGYSGDWSRIGVISEETEALLKVAAFGVVPLCIFFIFSFYEESQA; the protein is encoded by the exons ATGCTGGTCACGGAAAAGTGCTTTTCCTTCAGAAACTTAACTCCTTATCTTCCCGTAAAGAAGCATGCTGTTGGCAGCAATTGCAAATCCTTCATCACATTAGCCAAAAAGAAAGACCTCCCTGAAACTTCAAGCGCCCAACAGCAGAACGAGAAACCAATATTTCCAATCAaggtttcaaatttaattctctCCAGAGCTGCTGTTGCAGTTCTTGGATTAGGATTCTTTGATGCCGG GTACAGTGGAGATTGGTCAAGAATTGGAGTGATTTCAGAAGAAACTGAAGCCTTGCTAAAAGTTGCAGCTTTTGGAGTTGTTCCTCTCTGTAtcttctttatattttctttttacgaGGAGTCACAGGCTTGA
- the LOC102622246 gene encoding uncharacterized protein LOC102622246 isoform X1, with the protein MVQLMKSGNPKPDPETTSCREKVPVKLEIVEDSLDEEHGPLNKRSKPSSTLQQQAWSAWNDNDSFPIPPSQYNPLDEPSPLGLRLRKSPSLLDLIQMRLSQGTENGTATAVKKESKATAGSSGSTDKLKASNFPASILRIGRWEYKSRYEGDLVAKCYFAKHKLVWEVLEGGLKSKVEIQWSDIMALKASCPDDGPGTLNVVLARQPLFFRETNPQPRKHTLWQATADFTDGQASIHRQHFLQCPQGLLNKHFEKLIQCDMRLNFLSRQPEKNLESPYFEPRSSICEDAEEFKGDQLERKGPSFSGFQNLASPAAYSSSLEIEKGEPSGIGSEQMSREAPSPSSVMDNRAIEGSGIGEVNSKAPRNWDKIKVPGLHPSMSMSDLMNHIGNCISEQMTSGNQPLSEEGSDYRKFLDIAQCLFSDTQAAADDGVDDEKFLMSRVNSLYCLLQMDQPDVGQNSQVIGETSDGRPDDVNGKSVQLNTMESTHDNKMRDNIKPSEGDNAKDVSGSKPTTGMSRKDSFGELLLHLPRITSLPKFLFNISEEDGDSQAR; encoded by the exons ATGGTTCAGTTGATGAAATCAGGGAATCCGAAACCAGATCCTGAGACGACGTCGTGTCGGGAGAAGGTGCCGGTGAAATTAGAGATCGTTGAAGACTCGTTAGATGAAGAACACGGTCCTCTCAATAAGCGATCTAAGCCATCTTCAACTCTTCAACAACAG GCATGGAGCGCTTGGAATGATAATGATTCGTTTCCAATTCCCCCATCTCAATACAACCCTCTTGATGAGCCTAGTCCTTTGGGTCTGCGGCTGAGGAAGAGCCCATCGTTGTTGGATTTGATTCAAATGAGGCTTTCCCAAGGAACTGAGAATGGTACTGCTACTGCAGTAAAGAAGGAGAGTAAAGCCACTGCTGGTTCTTCTGGTAGTACGGACAAGCTTAAGGCTTCTAATTTTCCTGCTTCAATTCTGAGAATCGGGCGTTGGGAG TACAAATCGAGATATGAAGGTGATTTAGTGGCTAAGTGTTACTTTGCAAAGCATAAGCTTGTTTGGGAAGTTCTTGAAGGTGGTCTCAAGAGCAAAGTAGAGATTCAATGGTCAGATATTATGGCTCTGAAGGCAAGCTGTCCTGATGATGGACCTGGGACCTTGAATGTTGTG CTTGCTAGACAGCCCCTTTTCTTTAGGGAGACTAATCCGCAGCCTAGGAAGCACACTTTATGGCAGGCTACTGCAGATTTTACTGATGGGCAGGCTAGCATACACAG GCAACATTTTCTGCAGTGTCCGCAAGGGCTGTTGAACAAACATTTTGAAAAGCTTATCCAATGTGATATGCGTTTGAACTTCTTAAGCCGACAGccagaaaaaaatttggagtCACCATACTTTGAACCAAGGTCTTCTATCTGTGAGGATGCGGAAGAATTTAAAGGTGATCAACTGGAGAGAAAAGGTCCATCTTTCTCAGGTTTTCAGAATCTAGCATCACCAGCAGCTTATTCATCTTCcttagaaattgaaaaagggGAACCTTCTGGTATTGGATCGGAACAAATGTCTCGGGAAGCCCCCTCTCCCAGCTCAG TGATGGACAATCGTGCAATTGAAGGGAGTGGAATTGGTGAAGTAAACTCAAAGGCACCAAGGAATTGGGACAAGATTAAAGTTCCAGGGCTTCACCCTTCTATGTCTATGAGTGATCTTATGAACCACATCGGAAATTGTATATCAGAACAGATGACCTCTGGAAACCAACCCCTGTCTGAGGAAGGATCAGACTACCGTAAGTTCTTGGACATTGCTCAGTGCCTCTTCAGTGACACTCAAGCAGCAGCAGATGATGGTGTTGATGATGAAAAATTCCTTATGTCAAGAGTCAATTCTCTTTATTGCCTTCTGCAGATGGATCAACCAGATGTAGGCCAAAACTCTCAAGTTATTGGGGAAACTTCTGACGGAAGACCTGATGATGTAAATGGAAAGAGTGTGCAGCTGAACACTATGGAATCAACGCATGATAACAAAATGAGAGATAATATTAAACCTTCCGAAGGGGATAATGCTAAGGATGTCTCTGGGAGCAAGCCCACAACAGGCATGTCAAGGAAAGACTCATTTGGGGAGTTGCTGCTTCATCTCCCCAGAATCACATCTCTTCCAAAATTCTTGTTTAACATATCAGAAGAAGATGGTGACTCTCAAGCTAGATAG